In the genome of Triticum urartu cultivar G1812 chromosome 5, Tu2.1, whole genome shotgun sequence, one region contains:
- the LOC125506850 gene encoding uncharacterized protein LOC125506850 yields the protein MVLKLDFEKAYDSASWSFLRQVLLAKGFDGLVVHRLMQLVTGGHTVVAVNGQTTAGHISPVSSHLIRNGISHLQYADDTIIMVELNDNSITNLKFLLLCFEALSGLKINFSKSEVIMTGYPSIYLLIPQSIHPPIHSPPQTPIYLHPSPFHIATAATSSSAPPVSPSSPHPWPPRALPHYIATQTPSLPHRIATPSHLPSLTLHPYLNLRLNPSDPPSPWRHASFPEFAKDSVRLVKHCDKPYRKEITKVPAQTTIGFVVMGFAGFFVKLIFIPINNIIIEHSFSDLVRVSDLVHDRDRDGSLLCSPVYGSTRRVMAMNTMVSLLASQPGNMP from the exons ATGGTCCTTAAGCTTGATTTTGAAAAGGCGTATGACTCGGCGAGCTGGAGTTTTCTACGCCAAGTTTTGTTGGCCAAGGGCTTCGATGGTTTGGTGGTTCACCGCCTGATGCAACTTGTCACTGGTGGCCACACGGTGGTGGCTGTCAATGGCCAGACCA CTGCTGGTCACATCTCGCCTGTTAGCTCCCACCTTATTCGTAATGGCATCTCTCACCTACAGTATGCGGATGACACCATCATTATGGTTGAACTTAATGATAACTCCATCACGAATCTGAAATTTCTTCTTCTCTGCTTTGAAGCTCTGTCGGGCCTTAAAATCAACTTCTCTAAGAGCGAGGTCATTATGACTGGG TATCCATCCATCTATCTCCTCATACCACAATCCATCCATCCACCTATCCATTCCCCACCGCAAACCCCTATCTATCTCCACCCCTCCCCCTTCCATatcgccaccgccgccacctcctcATCAGCTCCACCGGTGAGCCCTTCCTCACCGCATCCATGGCCTCCCCGCGCCCTTCCTCACTACATCGCCACCCAGACCCCCTCCCTTCCCCACCGTATCGCCACCCCAAGCCATCTCCCTTCCCTAACCCTACACCCGTACCTCAACCTGCGCCTCAACCCGTCGGATCCCCCTTCTCCGTGGCGGCATGCCTCCTTTCCCGAGTTCGCCAAGGACAGCGTCCGCCTCGTCAAGCACTGCGATAAGCCTTACCGCAAGG AGATCACCAAGGTGCCGGCGCAGACGACGATCGGGTTCGTCGTCATGGGATTCGCTGGCTTCTTCGTCAAACTCATCTTCATCCCCATCAACAACATCATCATCGAGCATAGCTTCTCTGATCTCGTTCGCGTCTCTGATCTCGTCCACGACCGCGACCGCGACGGAAGCCTCCTCTGCTCGCCG